A stretch of the Amycolatopsis sp. BJA-103 genome encodes the following:
- the merB gene encoding organomercurial lyase — MTTRTDRTAAVRIAWAATKLTRAGRHPIAIGRLAATVGMDPAEAHRLMDLMGFVIRDGLVVMDRASRPGPGGRAGSDLFRVDLFLLAVATGEPVHADSVCPATGARVRVHFTRAHVLSVDPPHAVVAASRLPGVDLTLGQEYVEALVCTQFFASKEAAAGWLLENIDGRVLSVPDYLAHTRRMVAALEAWPTI, encoded by the coding sequence TTGACCACCCGGACTGACCGCACCGCCGCTGTCCGCATCGCCTGGGCCGCGACCAAGCTGACCAGAGCGGGCAGACACCCCATCGCCATCGGCAGACTCGCCGCCACCGTCGGGATGGACCCCGCCGAGGCCCACCGGCTGATGGACCTGATGGGTTTCGTCATCCGTGACGGCCTGGTCGTGATGGACCGCGCCTCCCGGCCAGGCCCGGGAGGCCGGGCGGGTTCCGACCTGTTCCGGGTGGACCTGTTCCTGCTGGCCGTCGCCACCGGCGAACCCGTGCACGCGGATTCGGTCTGCCCGGCGACCGGAGCGCGCGTCCGTGTCCACTTCACCCGGGCGCACGTGCTGAGCGTCGACCCGCCGCACGCCGTCGTCGCCGCGTCGCGGTTGCCGGGCGTCGACCTCACCCTCGGCCAGGAGTACGTCGAGGCGCTGGTCTGTACCCAGTTCTTCGCCTCGAAGGAGGCCGCGGCGGGCTGGCTGCTGGAGAACATCGACGGCCGGGTCCTGTCCGTACCCGACTATCTGGCGCACACCCGGCGGATGGTCGCGGCGCTGGAGGCCTGGCCGACGATCTGA
- the aspS gene encoding aspartate--tRNA ligase, whose amino-acid sequence MLRTHKAGTLRAEHAGQTVTLTGWVARRRDHGGVIFIDLRDASGVSQVVFREGEMAERAHQLRSEYCLRIVGEVSNRPDGNANAEIPTGEIEVLATELEVLSEAAVLPFPIDDRVDVGEETRLKHRYLDLRRSGPAAAMRLRSDVNRAAREVLHAQEFVEVETPTMTRSTPEGARDFVVPARLKPGSWYALPQSPQLFKQLLMVGGLERYYQIARCYRDEDFRADRQPEFTQLDIEMSFVEQDDVIALGEDIVTALWKLIGAEIPRPFQRITYAEAMEKYGSDKPDLRFDLELTDMTAFFADTPFRVFQAPYVGAVVMAGGADQPRRTLDAWQDFAKQRGHRGLAYILVNEDGTLGGPVAKNLSEKERETVAEAVGAKPGDCVFFAAGKPADARSLLGATRLEIGSRLGLIDENAWSFVWVVDFPMFISADESDDVAVGGGKWKALHHAFTSPTPEWIGKLADDPGGALAYAYDIVCNGNEIGGGSIRIHQQELQKQVFELMGLGEEEAQEKFGFLLDAFAFGPPPHGGIAFGWDRIVMLLAKADSLRDVIAFPKTGGGFDPLTSAPAPITPEQRKEAGIDAKPAPPVKN is encoded by the coding sequence GTGCTTCGCACCCACAAAGCCGGCACCTTGCGTGCCGAGCACGCCGGTCAGACGGTCACCCTCACCGGATGGGTGGCTCGGCGGCGCGATCACGGCGGCGTCATCTTCATCGATCTGCGCGACGCCAGCGGCGTGAGCCAGGTCGTCTTCCGCGAGGGCGAGATGGCCGAGCGCGCGCACCAGCTGCGGTCGGAGTACTGCCTCCGCATCGTCGGCGAGGTCTCGAACCGCCCGGACGGCAACGCCAACGCCGAGATCCCCACCGGCGAGATCGAGGTGCTGGCCACCGAGCTCGAGGTGCTGTCCGAGGCCGCCGTGCTGCCGTTCCCGATCGACGACCGGGTCGACGTCGGCGAAGAGACGCGCCTGAAGCACCGCTACCTCGACCTGCGCCGCAGCGGCCCCGCGGCCGCGATGCGCCTGCGCAGCGACGTCAACCGGGCCGCCCGCGAGGTGCTGCACGCCCAGGAGTTCGTCGAGGTCGAGACCCCGACCATGACCCGTTCCACCCCCGAGGGCGCCCGTGACTTCGTGGTCCCGGCCCGCCTCAAGCCCGGCTCCTGGTACGCGCTCCCGCAGTCGCCGCAGCTGTTCAAGCAGCTGCTCATGGTCGGCGGGCTCGAGCGGTACTACCAGATCGCGCGCTGCTACCGGGACGAGGACTTCCGCGCCGACCGGCAGCCGGAGTTCACCCAGCTCGACATCGAGATGAGCTTCGTCGAGCAGGACGACGTCATCGCCCTCGGCGAGGACATCGTGACGGCGCTGTGGAAGCTGATCGGCGCCGAGATCCCCCGGCCGTTCCAGCGCATCACCTACGCCGAGGCGATGGAGAAGTACGGCTCGGACAAGCCGGACCTGCGCTTCGACCTCGAACTCACCGACATGACCGCGTTCTTCGCCGACACGCCGTTCCGCGTGTTCCAGGCGCCCTACGTCGGCGCCGTCGTGATGGCGGGCGGGGCCGACCAGCCGCGCCGCACCCTCGACGCCTGGCAGGACTTCGCCAAACAGCGCGGTCACCGCGGTCTCGCCTACATCCTGGTCAACGAGGACGGCACGCTCGGCGGGCCGGTCGCGAAGAACCTGTCGGAGAAGGAGCGGGAGACCGTCGCGGAAGCCGTCGGCGCCAAGCCCGGCGACTGTGTCTTCTTCGCCGCCGGCAAGCCCGCCGACGCGCGTTCGCTGCTCGGCGCGACCCGCTTGGAGATCGGCAGCCGTCTCGGCCTGATCGACGAGAACGCCTGGTCGTTCGTGTGGGTCGTCGACTTCCCGATGTTCATCTCGGCCGACGAGTCCGACGACGTCGCCGTCGGCGGTGGCAAGTGGAAGGCGCTGCACCACGCCTTCACCTCGCCGACCCCGGAGTGGATCGGCAAACTCGCCGACGACCCCGGCGGCGCGCTGGCCTACGCCTACGACATCGTCTGCAACGGCAACGAGATCGGCGGCGGCTCGATCCGTATCCACCAGCAGGAACTGCAGAAGCAGGTCTTCGAGCTGATGGGCCTCGGCGAGGAGGAGGCGCAGGAGAAGTTCGGCTTCCTGCTCGACGCCTTCGCGTTCGGCCCGCCGCCGCACGGCGGCATCGCGTTCGGCTGGGACCGGATCGTCATGCTGCTGGCCAAGGCCGATTCGCTGCGTGACGTGATCGCGTTCCCGAAGACCGGCGGCGGATTCGACCCGCTGACCTCGGCCCCGGCGCCGATCACGCCGGAACAGCGCAAGGAGGCGGGCATCGACGCCAAGCCCGCGCCGCCCGTCAAGAACTGA
- a CDS encoding DUF389 domain-containing protein: protein MLHLRAVCPPERTEEAIRILRAHAGTAHLVVHRGVAVAPEGDLVEADIAREAADEIIESLCGLDLDHTGGITLEALDTAVSDAADKAEEDAPGEAADAVVWQELVGRTGEESRLTWTFQAFLTIACVLASVGVITNSSVTIVGAMVVGPEFGPLAAIAVGLVLRRGDLVKQGTVALLGGFPIAMVITLGVVLLGNTTGVLEVGKLVDNHEADFVYQVGIASLIVALLAGAAGMLSMTSAKSAALVGVFISVTTVPAAGYAVVAAVAGEWDRCLYSAGQLLVNLIGIVAAAAIVLMLRRRGQRSRVTERPLSRG from the coding sequence ATGCTCCATCTCAGGGCCGTGTGCCCGCCGGAACGGACCGAAGAAGCGATCCGGATCCTGCGGGCACACGCCGGGACCGCCCACCTCGTCGTGCATCGCGGGGTGGCGGTCGCGCCCGAAGGTGACCTGGTCGAGGCCGACATCGCGCGTGAGGCGGCCGACGAGATCATCGAGTCGCTGTGCGGGCTCGACCTCGACCACACCGGCGGGATCACCTTGGAGGCGCTGGACACCGCGGTGTCCGACGCCGCGGACAAGGCCGAAGAGGACGCGCCGGGCGAAGCCGCGGACGCGGTGGTGTGGCAGGAACTCGTCGGCCGCACGGGTGAGGAATCCCGGCTTACCTGGACATTTCAGGCGTTTCTGACCATCGCTTGCGTGCTGGCGTCGGTGGGCGTGATCACGAACTCGTCGGTCACCATCGTCGGCGCGATGGTCGTCGGACCGGAATTCGGCCCGCTGGCGGCGATCGCGGTCGGGCTGGTGCTGCGCCGGGGCGATCTGGTGAAACAGGGCACCGTCGCGCTGCTGGGCGGATTTCCCATCGCCATGGTGATCACCCTCGGTGTGGTGCTGCTGGGCAACACCACGGGTGTTCTCGAGGTCGGCAAGCTCGTGGACAACCACGAGGCGGATTTCGTTTACCAGGTGGGAATCGCGTCGCTGATCGTCGCGCTGCTCGCGGGCGCGGCGGGGATGCTTTCCATGACTTCGGCCAAATCCGCCGCCCTGGTCGGCGTTTTCATCTCGGTGACCACGGTGCCGGCGGCGGGCTACGCCGTGGTCGCGGCGGTTGCCGGTGAGTGGGACCGGTGCCTCTATTCGGCCGGTCAGCTGCTGGTCAATCTCATCGGAATCGTTGCAGCTGCGGCCATTGTGCTGATGTTGCGCCGTCGAGGGCAACGATCGAGGGTAACGGAACGTCCGCTTTCACGCGGATGA
- a CDS encoding phosphotransferase: MTVDTSSADDSTVGAGAETLAVAAAVAAGESVLSRRFGSAITLVAPEDLAGSGPATVVRARVASSPFALPRTLVIKHYPDPPEPGRADPFAQEAVSYQLFTALAPEDRMCPELLAHDGRYRVLVIEDLGGVPTLHDKLHARDARGAERALLSWARSLGRLHASTASREPDFNALLRRLGGPVKNEDAPLPAVCAQLPGLLEELLDVETPEPVQRRVMEVAQRAGAPSYRAFSPVDLSPDNNLVTSGGVRFLDFERGRVRSTLMDAAYLRLPFASTADALALPPGMSEAMIAAWRSEVVSVWPALADEDALAEHLMDGQLLLLWIITWEILPELDLDRHATPISREAGLVTWWRELAKHSLRARLTDISEHATRVAAALGARLGPHADLAFYPAFR, translated from the coding sequence ATGACAGTCGATACCTCCTCTGCCGATGATTCCACCGTCGGAGCTGGAGCCGAAACCCTCGCCGTCGCAGCGGCAGTCGCTGCGGGCGAGTCGGTCCTTTCGCGCCGCTTCGGCAGCGCGATCACTCTCGTAGCCCCGGAAGACCTCGCCGGCAGTGGCCCGGCCACGGTCGTCCGGGCGCGGGTGGCGTCCTCGCCGTTCGCGTTGCCGCGCACCCTGGTCATCAAGCACTACCCCGATCCACCCGAACCGGGACGGGCCGATCCGTTCGCGCAGGAGGCGGTCAGCTACCAGCTGTTCACCGCGCTCGCGCCGGAGGACCGGATGTGCCCGGAGCTGCTGGCGCACGACGGCCGGTATCGCGTCCTGGTGATCGAGGACCTCGGCGGCGTCCCGACGCTGCACGACAAGCTCCACGCCCGTGACGCGCGCGGCGCCGAACGCGCGCTGCTGTCCTGGGCCCGGTCGCTGGGCAGGCTGCACGCGAGCACCGCGAGCCGCGAGCCCGATTTCAACGCGCTCCTGCGCCGTCTGGGTGGTCCGGTCAAGAACGAGGACGCGCCGCTGCCCGCGGTCTGCGCCCAGCTGCCGGGGCTGCTGGAGGAACTGCTCGACGTCGAGACACCGGAGCCGGTGCAACGGCGGGTCATGGAGGTCGCCCAGCGCGCGGGCGCGCCGTCGTACCGCGCGTTCAGCCCGGTGGACCTCAGCCCGGACAACAACCTCGTGACCAGCGGCGGAGTGCGATTCCTCGACTTCGAACGCGGCCGGGTGCGCAGCACCCTGATGGACGCGGCGTACCTGCGGCTGCCGTTCGCGTCGACCGCGGACGCGCTGGCGCTGCCGCCGGGGATGAGCGAGGCGATGATCGCGGCCTGGCGGTCGGAGGTCGTCTCCGTCTGGCCCGCGCTCGCGGACGAGGACGCGCTGGCCGAGCACCTGATGGACGGTCAGCTGCTCCTGCTGTGGATCATCACCTGGGAAATCCTCCCTGAACTGGACCTGGACAGGCACGCCACGCCGATCAGCCGGGAGGCCGGCTTGGTGACCTGGTGGCGGGAACTGGCCAAGCATTCACTGCGCGCCCGCCTGACGGACATCTCCGAACACGCCACCCGGGTCGCCGCGGCGCTCGGGGCCCGGCTGGGCCCGCACGCGGACCTGGCGTTCTACCCCGCGTTCCGGTAG
- a CDS encoding SGNH/GDSL hydrolase family protein: MVATVTVISVEVTPSPEPLLPPAPAVPRSARRLVVLGDSTAVGLGDPLPDRGGWRGVGPLVAEALGVEPDGYLNPSFAGARMGCVLTKQLPAAVAHRPDVALVVAGMNDTLRPDFSAERIAADLTEVIRSLAAVGTTVVPVRYHDHGKVFRLPQSLRRALSERVAELNAAIAGVVEREGVPCLDLELLPGAYDLTAWSVDRLHPSELGHRMLATGFTERLSEAGFAVPRPVSLTCSGGVEPSTAGHVGWLVLKGVPWVWRRGREFVPYAAVIMWHSFRERLR, translated from the coding sequence ATGGTGGCTACCGTGACCGTGATCAGTGTCGAAGTCACTCCGAGTCCCGAACCCCTCCTTCCTCCTGCCCCGGCCGTACCCCGGTCCGCCCGCAGACTGGTCGTACTCGGCGATTCCACCGCCGTGGGCCTGGGTGACCCGCTGCCGGACAGAGGCGGCTGGCGCGGGGTCGGCCCGCTCGTCGCCGAGGCGCTGGGCGTCGAGCCGGACGGCTACCTGAACCCGTCGTTCGCCGGAGCGCGCATGGGGTGCGTGCTGACGAAGCAGCTTCCCGCGGCCGTGGCGCACCGGCCGGACGTCGCGCTGGTGGTGGCGGGGATGAACGACACGCTGCGGCCCGATTTCAGCGCCGAGCGGATCGCCGCGGACCTCACCGAAGTGATCCGCTCGCTGGCCGCCGTCGGCACCACCGTGGTGCCGGTGCGCTACCACGACCACGGCAAGGTGTTCCGCCTCCCGCAGTCGTTGCGGCGGGCGCTGAGCGAGCGGGTGGCCGAACTGAACGCCGCCATCGCCGGTGTCGTCGAGCGCGAAGGCGTGCCGTGCCTCGACCTCGAACTGCTGCCCGGCGCCTACGACCTCACCGCGTGGAGCGTCGACCGGCTGCACCCGTCGGAACTCGGGCACCGGATGCTGGCGACCGGGTTCACCGAACGGCTGTCCGAAGCCGGGTTCGCGGTACCGCGTCCGGTCAGCCTGACCTGCTCGGGAGGCGTGGAGCCGAGCACCGCCGGGCATGTCGGCTGGCTGGTGCTGAAGGGGGTGCCGTGGGTGTGGCGGCGGGGCCGCGAGTTCGTGCCGTACGCGGCCGTGATCATGTGGCACTCGTTCCGGGAGCGGCTGCGCTGA
- a CDS encoding replication-associated recombination protein A, with translation MAQDELFTVNPDLGPPPEDDEPREVAVPAGSPLAVRMRPRTLGEVVGQQHLLREGAPLRRLVEGAAPASVLLYGPPGTGKTTLANLVSAATGRRFVAMSALSAGVKEVRGVIEEARRRRNYNAENTVLFIDEVHRFSKTQQDALLGAVEDRTVLLVAATTENPSFSVVAPLLSRSLVLQLRPLTDDDIVALIDRALTDERGLGGELTLTDEARAHLVRLATGDARRALTALEAAADAASATEAKTIDLAIVESTVDKAAVRYDRDGDQHYDVISAFIKSIRGSDVDAALHYLARMIEAGEDPRFLARRLVVHASEDIGMADPTALQSAVAAAHAVQFIGMPEGRLALAQATVHLATAPKSNAIVTSIDAALSDVRSGRIGTVPPHLRDGHYAGAEKLGNAKGYRYPPNAPEGVLAQQYPPDELVGRDYYEPTQRGAERTLHERVPKLRRTIRGERS, from the coding sequence GTGGCACAGGACGAACTCTTCACCGTGAACCCCGATCTCGGGCCTCCTCCGGAGGATGACGAGCCGAGAGAGGTCGCCGTACCGGCAGGCTCGCCGCTGGCCGTGCGGATGCGGCCGCGGACGCTCGGCGAGGTCGTCGGCCAGCAGCACCTGCTGCGTGAGGGCGCGCCACTGCGGCGGCTCGTCGAGGGCGCGGCGCCCGCGTCCGTGCTGCTCTACGGTCCGCCGGGAACGGGCAAGACCACGCTGGCGAACCTCGTTTCGGCCGCGACCGGACGCCGGTTCGTGGCGATGTCGGCGCTGTCGGCCGGGGTGAAGGAGGTGCGCGGGGTCATCGAAGAGGCCCGGCGACGCCGTAACTACAACGCCGAGAACACCGTCCTGTTCATCGACGAGGTCCACCGGTTCTCCAAGACGCAGCAGGACGCTCTGCTCGGTGCGGTCGAGGATCGCACGGTCCTGCTGGTGGCGGCCACCACGGAGAACCCGTCGTTCTCCGTCGTCGCCCCGCTGCTCTCGCGGTCGCTGGTGCTGCAACTGCGGCCGCTGACCGACGACGACATCGTCGCCCTGATCGACCGCGCGCTGACCGACGAACGAGGTCTCGGCGGCGAACTCACCCTGACCGACGAGGCGCGGGCGCATCTGGTGCGGCTGGCCACCGGCGACGCCCGGCGCGCGCTGACCGCGCTGGAAGCCGCCGCCGACGCCGCGAGCGCGACCGAGGCCAAGACGATCGACCTCGCCATCGTCGAGTCCACAGTGGACAAAGCGGCGGTGCGGTACGACCGCGACGGCGATCAGCACTACGACGTCATCAGCGCGTTCATCAAGTCGATCCGCGGCTCCGACGTGGACGCCGCGCTGCACTACCTGGCGCGGATGATCGAAGCGGGGGAGGACCCGCGGTTCCTGGCCCGCCGCCTGGTGGTGCACGCGAGCGAGGACATCGGCATGGCCGACCCGACGGCACTGCAGTCCGCCGTCGCGGCGGCGCACGCGGTGCAGTTCATCGGGATGCCGGAAGGACGGCTCGCGCTGGCGCAGGCGACCGTGCACCTGGCGACGGCGCCGAAGTCGAACGCCATCGTCACCTCGATCGACGCGGCGCTGTCCGACGTCCGGTCCGGGCGGATCGGGACGGTGCCGCCGCACCTGCGGGACGGGCACTACGCGGGAGCGGAGAAGCTCGGCAACGCGAAGGGGTACCGGTATCCGCCCAACGCGCCGGAAGGTGTTCTGGCGCAACAGTATCCGCCGGACGAACTGGTCGGGCGGGACTACTACGAGCCGACGCAGCGGGGTGCGGAGCGGACTCTGCACGAGCGGGTTCCGAAGCTGCGGCGCACGATCCGGGGCGAACGTTCCTGA
- a CDS encoding BMP family ABC transporter substrate-binding protein, with protein MSPRTLLRAVMAVSAVALLAACNASAKDPAAQNAAGPALVLITPSPVGVNDFLKLAVQGIEDSAKKHNGTQKVFQSTDPASIQQNLAAAVREKPAVIVAVGFNFADAIAAEAERNPEQKFLFVDSCTTKPFPNVTCAVFREHEGSYLAGAEAGLLSKSGKVGAVVVLDAPQFHRYSIPFGKGAEKAKPGTTLAPLFIGGANPFNDPARAKALATTLAGQGVDHVMGAASAAGNLGVFEAAKQGGFFAFGVDANQCPASPGQVVDNVIKRTNVVIGDGVEAILGGKAGEVKSYGLKEKGISLTGLEPDASTSQCVVASRPDVLSKVGELRDQIISGAIVVDDPAKS; from the coding sequence ATGTCGCCGAGAACCCTCTTGCGGGCCGTCATGGCCGTTTCCGCCGTCGCGCTCCTCGCCGCGTGCAACGCCTCGGCCAAGGATCCGGCCGCCCAGAACGCGGCCGGGCCCGCGCTGGTCCTGATCACGCCGAGCCCGGTCGGGGTCAACGACTTCCTCAAGCTCGCGGTCCAGGGCATCGAGGACTCGGCCAAGAAGCACAACGGGACGCAGAAAGTGTTCCAGAGCACCGATCCGGCGTCGATCCAGCAGAATCTCGCGGCCGCGGTGCGCGAGAAGCCCGCCGTGATCGTCGCCGTCGGCTTCAACTTCGCCGACGCGATCGCGGCCGAGGCCGAGCGCAACCCGGAGCAGAAGTTCCTGTTCGTGGACTCCTGCACCACCAAGCCGTTCCCGAACGTCACCTGCGCGGTGTTCCGTGAGCACGAGGGCTCCTACCTCGCCGGTGCCGAAGCCGGGTTGCTGAGCAAGTCCGGCAAGGTCGGCGCGGTCGTCGTGCTCGACGCGCCCCAGTTCCACCGGTACTCGATCCCGTTCGGGAAGGGCGCGGAGAAGGCCAAGCCCGGCACCACGCTGGCCCCGTTGTTCATCGGCGGCGCGAACCCGTTCAACGATCCCGCCCGGGCGAAGGCGCTGGCCACCACGCTCGCCGGTCAGGGGGTCGACCACGTCATGGGCGCGGCCTCCGCGGCGGGCAACCTCGGGGTCTTCGAGGCGGCCAAGCAGGGCGGTTTCTTCGCGTTCGGCGTCGACGCCAACCAGTGCCCGGCCAGTCCCGGACAGGTCGTGGACAACGTCATCAAGCGCACCAACGTCGTCATCGGCGACGGGGTCGAGGCGATCCTCGGCGGCAAGGCGGGCGAGGTGAAGTCCTACGGCCTCAAGGAGAAGGGCATCTCCCTGACCGGCCTCGAGCCGGATGCCTCGACGTCTCAGTGCGTCGTCGCGAGCCGCCCCGACGTGCTGTCGAAGGTCGGCGAGCTGCGGGACCAGATCATCTCGGGCGCGATCGTCGTCGATGACCCCGCCAAGTCCTGA
- a CDS encoding ABC transporter ATP-binding protein: MTPPSPDAVSLRGIVKRFPGVLANDHVDLDVGAGEIHALMGENGAGKSTLMSVLYGLHRPDEGTISLHGEEVSFGSPAQAIDAGVGMVQQGFALFGELTVTENVVFGSEPTRRGLLDRKAATARVTELIDRHELRLRPGDRVRDLPVGLRQRVEILKLLYREADVLILDEPTAVLTPPETERLFGVLRALAGEGRTILLVSHKLQEVLAVSDHVTVLRDGRVSARGRTADQTAAGLAAAMTGREVDLDRIHPAGKPGDAVLEARSLTVPGTEGKPLLDNVSLTVRAGEIVGVAGVAGNGQAELSGAITGLLKTGGEIVLKGQSLDGLSVRARRDAGLAHVPEDRAEVGSAPTASLRKNLAVGFHRKFPLVRRGFLRRKAIDDHASAITEAYDVRGAGPAAAMGTLSGGNQQKAIFGRELTHDAPFLLVEQPTRGVDVGAIENIHARLVAHRDAGHAVLLISAELSEILALSDRVLVLFEGRIAAEFTKDEADQHTVGLAMAGGAG; this comes from the coding sequence ATGACCCCGCCAAGTCCTGACGCCGTCTCACTCCGGGGGATCGTCAAGCGGTTCCCCGGAGTGCTCGCGAACGACCACGTGGACCTCGACGTCGGCGCGGGCGAGATCCACGCGCTGATGGGCGAGAACGGCGCGGGCAAGTCGACGCTCATGTCCGTGCTCTACGGTCTCCACCGGCCCGACGAAGGCACGATCTCCTTGCACGGCGAGGAAGTCTCCTTCGGCTCGCCCGCGCAGGCCATCGACGCCGGTGTCGGCATGGTGCAGCAGGGGTTCGCGTTGTTCGGCGAACTCACCGTCACCGAGAACGTCGTGTTCGGCAGCGAACCCACCCGTCGCGGCCTGCTCGACCGCAAGGCGGCGACGGCCCGCGTCACCGAACTGATCGACCGGCACGAACTGCGTCTCCGGCCCGGTGACCGCGTCCGCGACCTGCCCGTCGGGCTCCGGCAGCGCGTCGAGATCCTCAAACTCCTCTACCGCGAGGCCGACGTCCTGATCCTCGACGAACCCACCGCGGTGCTGACCCCGCCCGAAACCGAGCGGCTGTTCGGCGTCCTGCGCGCGCTCGCCGGGGAAGGCCGCACGATCCTGTTGGTGTCGCACAAACTCCAGGAGGTCCTCGCCGTCAGTGACCACGTCACGGTGCTGCGGGACGGCCGCGTCAGCGCTCGCGGGCGCACGGCGGACCAGACCGCCGCCGGGCTCGCCGCGGCGATGACCGGACGCGAGGTCGACCTCGACCGGATCCATCCGGCCGGGAAGCCCGGTGACGCCGTTCTCGAAGCCCGTTCCCTGACCGTTCCCGGTACGGAAGGAAAGCCGTTGCTCGACAACGTGTCCCTGACCGTGCGTGCCGGCGAGATCGTCGGCGTCGCCGGGGTCGCGGGCAATGGCCAGGCCGAACTGTCCGGCGCGATCACCGGCCTCCTGAAGACCGGCGGCGAGATCGTCCTCAAAGGACAGAGTCTCGACGGCCTGTCGGTCCGTGCGCGGAGGGACGCCGGGCTCGCCCACGTGCCGGAAGACCGCGCCGAGGTCGGCTCGGCACCCACGGCGAGCCTCCGGAAGAACCTGGCCGTCGGCTTCCATCGCAAATTCCCCTTGGTACGCAGGGGATTCCTGCGCCGCAAGGCGATCGACGACCACGCGTCGGCGATCACCGAGGCTTACGACGTCCGCGGCGCCGGTCCCGCCGCCGCGATGGGCACGCTGTCCGGCGGCAACCAGCAGAAGGCGATCTTCGGCCGCGAACTCACCCACGACGCGCCCTTCCTGCTGGTCGAGCAGCCCACCCGCGGGGTCGACGTCGGCGCGATCGAGAACATCCACGCCCGGCTCGTCGCCCACCGCGACGCCGGGCACGCCGTCCTGCTGATCTCCGCCGAGCTCAGCGAGATTCTCGCGCTGTCCGACCGCGTGCTGGTGCTGTTCGAAGGCCGGATCGCCGCGGAGTTCACCAAGGACGAAGCCGATCAGCACACGGTCGGCCTGGCGATGGCCGGAGGTGCCGGATGA
- a CDS encoding ABC transporter permease, translating into MTRVRLIAVPVVAALVLGAILLLATGTDPLAAYGAIVSGAFGPDGIGDTLAYAVPVAGMATALAIPLRAGMVNLGGEGQLVLGAISALAVGLYVPGPGPVKVVLALLAGVLAGAAYAALAAVCENRLGVPLLISTLLLSYPAMSLAGYLVRFPVKDAGSSLPQSPQLPEGTRLPELDGVTTGIFLVVAVIAVYAVIDARTPAGFETKVTGWAPRFAEYAGIDRPKLTVRLLAASGGTAGLVGAIAVLGFPYRFIDGALITPQYTWIGLLAALLAEASPLGTLLAAVFFAALTSGGFAMERATQVPRELTAVLQAVLIIFLAATSGVFKRKAGRA; encoded by the coding sequence ATGACCCGCGTCCGCCTCATCGCCGTGCCGGTCGTCGCGGCGCTCGTGCTCGGCGCGATCCTGTTGCTGGCCACCGGAACCGACCCGCTGGCCGCCTACGGCGCGATCGTCTCGGGTGCTTTCGGTCCCGACGGCATCGGCGACACCCTCGCCTACGCCGTCCCCGTCGCGGGGATGGCGACCGCGCTCGCGATCCCGCTGCGCGCGGGCATGGTCAACCTCGGCGGTGAGGGGCAACTGGTGCTCGGCGCGATCAGCGCGCTCGCCGTCGGCCTGTACGTGCCCGGTCCGGGGCCGGTCAAGGTCGTCTTGGCACTGCTCGCGGGCGTTCTCGCCGGAGCCGCGTACGCCGCGCTGGCCGCGGTCTGCGAGAACCGCCTGGGTGTCCCGCTGCTGATCAGCACGCTGCTGCTGAGCTATCCGGCGATGTCGCTGGCCGGCTATCTGGTGCGGTTCCCGGTGAAGGACGCGGGCTCCAGCCTGCCGCAGAGCCCGCAACTGCCCGAAGGCACGCGGCTGCCCGAACTCGACGGCGTGACGACCGGGATCTTCCTGGTGGTGGCGGTGATCGCGGTCTACGCGGTGATCGACGCCCGCACGCCCGCCGGTTTCGAAACCAAGGTGACCGGCTGGGCACCGCGGTTCGCCGAGTACGCCGGGATCGACCGGCCGAAGCTCACGGTGCGGCTGCTGGCCGCGTCGGGAGGGACCGCCGGGCTGGTCGGCGCGATCGCCGTCCTCGGCTTCCCGTACCGGTTCATCGACGGCGCGCTGATCACACCGCAGTACACCTGGATCGGCCTGCTCGCGGCGCTGCTCGCCGAGGCGAGCCCGCTCGGGACGCTGCTCGCGGCGGTCTTCTTCGCGGCGCTGACCAGCGGCGGGTTCGCCATGGAACGCGCCACCCAGGTCCCGCGCGAGCTGACCGCGGTCCTGCAGGCGGTGCTGATCATCTTCCTCGCGGCCACCTCCGGGGTCTTCAAGCGGAAGGCGGGGCGGGCATGA